The sequence TAAAGATAAATCCAAAACCAAGAAGTATAGGAACAATAGACACATATGTAGCTCCGTCATATCTTAGTGCGTGTAGTGGCTCGCCTTCAGCGTATCGCCTGGCTAATTCTTCTGCACCGTTAAGGTTGCCACATGCAAGGTTATAGATATGTCTTGCTATCTCAGATGAAATATTATATTTTTTTGTAATATAATTTATTATCTTCTCTTTCTGTGAAAAAAGCTTTATCTCTTTCCCGTGCTTAAAAAAGGTAGTGATAATCTTCCCTGTAGGAAGAGATGAACAGCTAACATAAACGTCATTTTTTTCAAGCATTGCCTGGATAAATATTGCGAAGCTATCTGTCAGCTTTTCTGCGTGATTTATGTAAAATGGTTGATTTAGACTTCTTAACTCGTCTGCTAAACCGTATACATTTAAACCCTTTGTCTCAACGTTTAAATTTTTCAATACCTGTCTTATACATGTAGATGGCGGTGTAGGATTGTCAATATATATCCCAAATTTGGTTTTCATAATTGATTTTAGATGTCTTTCTCCTAAACCTGAGCTGTCTATTATGTAATAAAACGTGCCCATTTTCCTCCTCTTTTCCTTTAAGAAATCTAAAAGGCCGCTAAGGTTATTAGCGACCCTGAATTTTTCTACTTAGAAACTAAAGTTATAGTCTGAAGTGCAAAGGTAGCATTGGCATTAGGAATTATAACCTCTCTTATAGACTGATATCCTGATTTACTAACTCGTATAGGTACCTGTAGAATGCCGTTTGCTGGCACTACTATACTAAACTCGCCGTTAGCATTAGTAACAGTCTCAGGATATCCTACTTCTTTTAATGGTGCTGTTACCTTTGCATTAGCCACTGGATTACCCACTGCGTCAAGAACCTGTCCCGTTATAGTGGCTGTAGTTGTAGGCAGTACGTCTACGGTTACATTTTCATTAGCTACTGTAGTTGTGTCTTTGGTTACATTAAACTGTCCTGTAGCCATTGTATTCTTTATCCCATGCCCTAAAACTCTAACGTAATAGATAAAAGTAGAAGTATCATTTGGCTTTATTGCCTTTAGCGTGTATGTGCCGTCCTGCGCTGTTGTAGCCTTATCTACGACGTATTTACCCATAGTAGTACTTCCAAATCTTGGATCTTCTTTCATCAGTTGAACTACCAGGCCGCCTATTCCGTTGCCTGATGCGTCAGCTACCTTGCCTGTAACTGCTGCTGTGCCTCCTGCTGAAGGCATAGCCTTTATAGATATGTTTTTGTTTTTGGTAGTGATAGATACGGATTTGTCAACTCCAACATATCCTGTCTCTTTAACCTCGACTGTATAAACGCCTGAGTTAACGCCTGTAAAGAGAAACCTACCCGCGCTATCAGCTGTAACCTCCTTAAGAATATTACCAGAGCTGTCCTTTAGGTCTACAGTAGCGCCTGAAAGAGTAGCGGCTGTCTCAGCATCTATAATCTTGCCTTTGATATCCATTGCGTTTGCTGCTGATACAAGAATTAGTAAGCTTGAGCCAATCATTAAACCGCTTAAAAGTTTGTTCACTCTAACCCTCCTTAAAATTATTTGTTTTTCTAAGGCCAAAATCTAATTTAATACAAGCAAATCGCATCACCCCCATATGATTAATTATCAAAAATAATAAATTATAATAGATAATTTGTCAATATCTGAAATTGAAAGTAAGTATAAAAGTATAAGATAGTTAATTATCTTCCAGATAAAATTTATTGTGGATTGAATATGAAGGTCTTAGGGGAGATAAAAATTGACTTTAAATATTACGTATAATTGTTTTATTTGCAATTATTTATTCCTGATAGAGATTCAGGAGTTTAATATTTTATGAAGTTCACTCTTTGACATTGGCCTGTAAAACAAAAATCCCTGATAGTAATCGCATCCCATTGATTTTAGGATTTCAAACTGTTCTACAGTCTCTACACCTTCTGCTATGGTTTTTATGTTTAGGGATTTTGATAGGGCAATGATTGCGTTTGTAACGTTTTTTGTGTCTTTATCGTTTAGGTTTTTTACAAAAGATGTGTCTATTTTTAGGAAATTTACTTTTAGCTTTGATAGATAAGAGAGGCTTGAATATCCTGTGCCAAAGTCATCAATGCTAAAAAATATATTAAATTTCTTTAAGTTTTCTATAAGA comes from Thermodesulfobium acidiphilum and encodes:
- a CDS encoding carboxypeptidase regulatory-like domain-containing protein, giving the protein MNKLLSGLMIGSSLLILVSAANAMDIKGKIIDAETAATLSGATVDLKDSSGNILKEVTADSAGRFLFTGVNSGVYTVEVKETGYVGVDKSVSITTKNKNISIKAMPSAGGTAAVTGKVADASGNGIGGLVVQLMKEDPRFGSTTMGKYVVDKATTAQDGTYTLKAIKPNDTSTFIYYVRVLGHGIKNTMATGQFNVTKDTTTVANENVTVDVLPTTTATITGQVLDAVGNPVANAKVTAPLKEVGYPETVTNANGEFSIVVPANGILQVPIRVSKSGYQSIREVIIPNANATFALQTITLVSK